In one window of Coriobacteriia bacterium DNA:
- the infA gene encoding translation initiation factor IF-1, which yields MFVAKKEEAIELEGTVVEALPNATFRVELENGHKVLGHISGKMRMHYIRILPGDKVTVELSPYDLARGRITYRYK from the coding sequence ATGTTTGTGGCAAAAAAAGAAGAGGCAATCGAACTGGAAGGCACCGTCGTCGAGGCCCTGCCTAATGCAACGTTTAGGGTGGAACTTGAAAACGGGCACAAAGTTCTCGGGCATATTTCGGGTAAAATGCGTATGCACTACATTCGCATACTTCCCGGTGATAAGGTGACAGTCGAACTTTCTCCTTATGACTTGGCACGTGGGCGTATTACTTATCGTTATAAGTAA
- the rpmJ gene encoding 50S ribosomal protein L36 → MKVRPSVKKMCDKCKIIRRHGRVFVICENPRHKQRQG, encoded by the coding sequence ATGAAGGTACGTCCTTCGGTCAAGAAAATGTGTGACAAATGTAAAATTATCCGGCGCCATGGTCGCGTGTTCGTCATTTGTGAGAACCCGCGCCATAAACAGCGTCAGGGCTAG
- the rpsM gene encoding 30S ribosomal protein S13, which yields MARIIGVDLPRDKRVEIGLTYIYGVGLTTSQKILAETGINPDTRVHDLTEEEVTALREYIDKHFTVEGDLRREVKQNIKRLMEIGCYRGLRHRKGLPVRGQRTHTNARTRKGPKRQIGAKKKGN from the coding sequence GTGGCTCGTATTATCGGTGTCGACCTCCCGCGCGACAAGCGTGTTGAGATCGGCCTAACTTACATCTATGGTGTCGGTTTGACCACTAGCCAAAAGATTTTGGCAGAGACTGGAATAAATCCAGATACCCGTGTTCATGACCTCACCGAAGAAGAGGTCACAGCTCTCCGTGAATACATTGACAAGCACTTTACCGTCGAGGGCGACCTCCGGCGCGAAGTGAAGCAAAACATCAAGAGACTCATGGAGATTGGTTGCTATCGTGGCCTTCGCCACCGCAAGGGACTCCCGGTCCGCGGTCAACGCACCCACACGAACGCTCGTACTCGCAAGGGTCCGAAGCGCCAAATCGGTGCTAAGAAGAAGGGCAACTAA
- the rpsK gene encoding 30S ribosomal protein S11, with translation MATKKNARTRVKRSERKNIAVGQAHVKSTFNNTIVTITDPLGNVIAWQSGGTSNYKGSRKSTPFAAQLAAEAAAKTAQEHGMRKVAVFAKGPGSGRETAIRSLQAAGLEIASIQDCTPVPHNGCRPRKRRRV, from the coding sequence ATGGCAACGAAGAAAAATGCACGTACTCGAGTAAAGCGCAGCGAGCGTAAGAACATCGCCGTTGGACAAGCTCACGTCAAGAGTACTTTTAACAACACGATTGTGACTATCACCGATCCGCTGGGCAATGTCATTGCATGGCAATCCGGTGGTACCTCAAACTACAAGGGTTCACGCAAGTCAACCCCGTTCGCAGCCCAGCTCGCTGCAGAGGCGGCCGCAAAGACCGCCCAAGAGCACGGTATGCGTAAAGTTGCAGTATTCGCCAAGGGCCCCGGCTCCGGTCGCGAGACTGCCATCCGTTCACTGCAGGCCGCTGGACTTGAAATTGCAAGTATCCAGGACTGCACGCCCGTTCCGCACAATGGATGTCGCCCGCGCAAGCGTCGCCGCGTCTAA
- the rpsD gene encoding 30S ribosomal protein S4, with amino-acid sequence MARYTGADCRLCRREGEKLFLKGDRCFGDKCAIERRPYPPGQAGKKRPRDSEYRIQLREKQKTKRMYGMLEKQFRGYYVLASRQDGITGENLLRLLEIRLDNVVYRLGFARSRDEARQIVSHGHITINGKRVNIPSYRVRPGDLVAIATKSKDLLIVKASIVASERSSVPGWLEVDIEKLQGSVIALPNRDQIDITVKEHLIVELYSK; translated from the coding sequence ATGGCACGTTACACAGGGGCGGACTGCCGTCTGTGCCGCCGCGAGGGAGAAAAACTCTTCCTTAAAGGCGACCGTTGCTTTGGCGATAAATGCGCCATTGAGCGTCGTCCTTACCCGCCTGGACAGGCCGGTAAGAAGCGTCCGCGCGACAGTGAATACCGCATTCAGCTTCGTGAGAAGCAAAAAACTAAGCGTATGTACGGCATGCTCGAGAAGCAATTCCGCGGTTACTACGTATTGGCGAGCCGTCAAGACGGCATTACAGGTGAAAACCTGCTTCGTCTTCTTGAGATTCGTCTCGACAACGTCGTCTACCGTCTCGGTTTTGCCCGTTCTCGCGATGAGGCACGCCAGATTGTCAGTCACGGTCACATCACCATCAACGGCAAGCGCGTGAACATCCCGTCATACCGCGTTCGTCCGGGCGATTTGGTTGCGATTGCTACGAAGTCAAAGGACCTCCTTATCGTTAAGGCATCCATCGTTGCGTCAGAGCGTTCTAGTGTTCCGGGATGGCTTGAAGTTGACATTGAGAAACTCCAGGGAAGCGTTATCGCGCTTCCGAACCGTGATCAGATCGATATCACGGTCAAAGAGCACCTCATCGTCGAACTTTATTCCAAGTAA
- a CDS encoding DNA-directed RNA polymerase subunit alpha, producing MTEFMRPAVTADKLADNVARYVVEPLDRGFGYTLGNGMRRVLLSSLEGAAATSIRIDGVQHEFSTIKGVREDVTDIVLNVKGLIFADTGIGEEAVTASLRAEGPGVVTGADLAVPSEFELVNPEHVIATLNDKAALSMQMRIGTGRGYVTADRNKSATDEIGVIPVDSLFSPVIRCTYTVENTRVGQRTDYEKLTLEVETNGSIEPDDAIARAGRIINEHMQLFVAQTIAPIDEDSIFVEIDETDNGRLDTPIEDLDLSVRAYNCLKRQGVNTIGQLVECSENDLLNVRNFGAKSIEEVKDKLVDMGLGLKA from the coding sequence ATGACAGAGTTCATGAGGCCCGCTGTCACGGCAGATAAGTTGGCAGACAATGTAGCTCGCTATGTTGTCGAACCGCTTGATCGGGGCTTTGGCTATACTCTAGGCAATGGTATGCGTCGCGTACTGTTGTCATCACTTGAGGGTGCCGCTGCTACTTCGATTCGTATCGATGGTGTTCAGCATGAGTTTTCGACCATTAAAGGCGTTCGCGAAGATGTCACCGACATCGTTCTCAACGTCAAAGGTTTGATTTTTGCTGACACCGGTATCGGTGAAGAAGCAGTCACGGCAAGCCTTCGTGCAGAAGGTCCCGGTGTCGTAACCGGCGCCGACTTGGCTGTTCCTTCAGAGTTTGAGTTGGTTAACCCAGAGCACGTTATTGCAACGCTCAACGACAAGGCCGCGCTGTCCATGCAAATGCGCATCGGCACCGGTCGCGGTTATGTGACCGCCGATCGCAACAAGAGCGCCACCGACGAAATCGGCGTTATTCCGGTTGACTCTTTGTTCTCGCCGGTCATCCGTTGTACCTATACGGTTGAAAACACTCGCGTCGGTCAGCGTACCGACTACGAGAAGCTTACTCTTGAAGTTGAGACAAACGGCTCGATTGAACCGGACGATGCGATTGCACGTGCCGGTCGAATCATCAACGAGCATATGCAGTTGTTCGTTGCGCAGACAATCGCACCCATCGATGAGGATTCGATTTTCGTCGAGATCGATGAGACCGACAACGGTCGACTCGATACTCCCATCGAAGACTTGGATCTCTCGGTTCGTGCGTATAACTGTTTGAAGCGTCAGGGCGTCAATACCATCGGCCAACTGGTCGAGTGCAGTGAGAACGACCTTCTCAACGTACGAAACTTTGGCGCTAAGTCAATTGAAGAGGTCAAAGACAAGCTCGTCGATATGGGCTTGGGTCTTAAGGCTTAA
- the rplQ gene encoding 50S ribosomal protein L17 translates to MRHLKRGRKLGTDSAHTKAMLKGLAVAVLTHDRIKTTETRAKEVRSLVDKVITLAKKGDVYSRRLAITAIGDKEIVAKIFTAAERFAGREGGYTRILKLGPRKGDAAPMVIMELVD, encoded by the coding sequence ATGAGGCACCTTAAAAGAGGTCGCAAACTCGGAACTGACTCAGCGCATACCAAGGCTATGCTTAAAGGCCTTGCCGTTGCAGTTTTGACACACGACCGCATTAAGACTACCGAGACCCGCGCTAAAGAGGTTCGTTCGCTGGTAGATAAGGTTATTACTCTCGCAAAGAAAGGCGATGTCTATTCACGTCGTCTCGCCATCACCGCCATCGGTGACAAAGAGATCGTAGCCAAAATCTTTACCGCTGCCGAGCGCTTCGCGGGTCGCGAGGGTGGATACACTCGCATCCTTAAGCTCGGACCTCGCAAGGGCGATGCAGCTCCCATGGTCATCATGGAACTCGTCGACTAG
- the tilS gene encoding tRNA lysidine(34) synthetase TilS — translation MENLIAKIKQTIERESLFAPGDTALVMLSGGGDSVALLRVLTILAGELEIDVHALHVNHLIRKETASADEAFAVALCEELGVSCTVQRVDVVAFAQKDGLNLEDAGRRVRYAAAEKLVEQLCEDKNARRSQGKIVTGHSRDDRVETFFSRALFGAGTGGLGSTHAKRGAIVRPLIGCDRRELREWLESLGFSWCEDESNEDVTRTRAFIRTNIIPACEELNPSFRSALERTMNLLSDDDTLLSTMANQFARDFSDDRVVGEHIVFNINFMRTLEQTMARRTLRSGILQMFPEASRIDASHIQNLVDHFDCDSYVQDLPDNLRAEVRYGTLKVSKKRPIETWEDTILNVDGETDLGAAGKLYLEEVGVDEIYVDLFSATVDADVFLGSLSAGPARIGERMHPLGMEGSKLLSDVFIDAKVPKEQRALVPIVRDASQVVWAAGQTLDDRYKITQETKRAWRIEWVTREEL, via the coding sequence ATGGAAAATCTTATAGCAAAAATCAAACAGACAATAGAGCGCGAATCCCTGTTCGCTCCGGGTGACACGGCGCTGGTTATGCTCTCGGGCGGTGGCGATTCGGTGGCGCTGTTACGCGTGTTGACAATACTTGCCGGCGAACTCGAAATCGACGTTCATGCGTTGCATGTCAATCACCTCATTCGTAAAGAAACGGCGAGCGCCGATGAGGCATTCGCCGTTGCGCTCTGCGAGGAACTCGGCGTGTCTTGTACGGTGCAGCGTGTCGATGTGGTGGCTTTCGCGCAAAAGGACGGATTAAACCTCGAGGATGCCGGCCGCAGGGTCCGTTATGCCGCGGCCGAAAAGCTCGTCGAACAGCTCTGCGAGGATAAGAATGCACGTCGTTCGCAAGGTAAAATCGTGACCGGTCACTCCCGCGATGACCGCGTCGAAACATTTTTCTCGCGAGCGCTTTTCGGTGCCGGTACCGGGGGACTCGGCTCCACGCATGCCAAGCGGGGTGCAATCGTGCGTCCGCTCATCGGATGCGACCGCAGGGAGTTGCGTGAGTGGCTCGAATCGCTTGGATTTTCTTGGTGCGAAGACGAGTCGAACGAGGATGTCACCCGTACGCGCGCGTTCATCCGTACAAACATCATTCCCGCATGTGAAGAGCTCAACCCGTCATTTCGCAGTGCCTTGGAACGCACCATGAATCTTCTTTCTGACGATGATACGTTGCTTTCCACTATGGCGAATCAATTCGCTCGGGATTTTTCCGATGACCGCGTGGTCGGTGAACATATCGTATTCAACATAAACTTCATGCGCACACTCGAACAGACCATGGCTCGTCGCACGCTCCGCAGCGGGATTTTGCAAATGTTTCCCGAGGCTTCTCGGATAGACGCGTCTCACATTCAAAATCTCGTCGACCATTTCGACTGTGATAGTTATGTGCAGGATTTGCCCGACAACCTGCGCGCCGAGGTAAGGTACGGTACACTGAAAGTCAGCAAAAAACGTCCCATCGAGACGTGGGAGGATACCATTCTCAATGTCGATGGTGAAACCGACCTCGGAGCGGCAGGGAAGTTGTACCTCGAAGAGGTGGGAGTCGACGAAATTTACGTCGACCTCTTTTCGGCGACGGTGGATGCTGATGTGTTCTTGGGTTCGCTTTCCGCGGGCCCCGCTCGCATCGGAGAAAGAATGCACCCCTTGGGGATGGAGGGAAGCAAGTTGCTTTCCGACGTTTTCATCGATGCGAAAGTTCCCAAGGAACAAAGGGCTCTCGTGCCGATTGTGCGTGATGCTTCGCAAGTAGTTTGGGCTGCCGGGCAAACACTCGATGACCGTTATAAGATTACGCAAGAGACGAAGCGCGCCTGGCGAATCGAGTGGGTGACAAGAGAAGAGTTATGA
- the hpt gene encoding hypoxanthine phosphoribosyltransferase — MHEIHPDIAKVFITAEELAARTKAMGAEITQDYRDKDVILVAVLKGAVYFLADLSRELDCDFEMDFMAVSSYGNQRDSSGVVRILKDLDVELADRHVLIVEDILDTGLTLKYLMRNFEARGAASVEVAACLLKDRDRSGENEIEVKYVGFTIPNEFVVGYGLDYAERYRGLSYIGVLKPEVYSD; from the coding sequence ATGCATGAGATACACCCCGATATCGCAAAGGTGTTCATCACCGCCGAGGAACTTGCGGCTCGCACGAAAGCGATGGGTGCTGAAATAACGCAAGATTATCGCGATAAAGACGTAATTCTCGTTGCGGTTTTGAAAGGTGCGGTGTATTTCCTTGCCGACCTTTCGCGCGAACTGGACTGTGATTTCGAGATGGACTTCATGGCCGTCTCCAGCTATGGAAATCAGCGTGATTCCTCGGGGGTTGTCCGTATCCTCAAGGACCTCGATGTGGAACTCGCCGACCGTCATGTTTTGATTGTCGAAGACATACTCGATACCGGCCTCACGCTGAAGTACCTCATGCGAAATTTCGAAGCACGCGGTGCTGCATCGGTCGAAGTCGCGGCGTGTCTTTTGAAGGACCGCGACCGTAGCGGTGAGAACGAAATTGAGGTAAAGTATGTTGGTTTCACCATTCCTAACGAATTTGTAGTCGGCTACGGACTCGATTATGCGGAGCGCTACCGAGGGCTTTCCTATATCGGTGTGCTCAAGCCTGAAGTTTACTCTGATTAA
- the ftsH gene encoding ATP-dependent zinc metalloprotease FtsH → MAHDGLIQSATYVTEDGTLTGTYWESDAAKSKAIAHGWTGDSVSPTATVQTTGSKTSDTGLLSLFSGGTPTAPTTPAGLGKFKSSWAGPDSFTEFAQKDLLGKFTIDNSGPSIWVTILTSVLPFILLAGIMVFFLSQMNGGNGKVMSFGKAKAKRNNKESKRVTFKDVAGEVEAIQELEEIKEFLANPARFQKLGAKIPKGVLLVGPPGTGKTLLARAVAGEADVPFFTISGSDFVEMFVGVGASRVRDLFEQAKAESPSIIFVDEIDAVGRRRGAGLGGGNDEREQTLNAMLVEMDGFEVTDNVILIAATNRPDILDPALLRPGRFDRQIVVDRPDLKGREQILEIHVKDKPIAKDLKLSVLARRTPGFTGADLANLVNEAALLAARHNKVEIDMEELEEGIDRVMAGPERKSRLISEKEKRIIAYHESGHAIVGHVLPDADPVHKVSIIPRGRALGLTWQLPGEDRFLESKRELTDNIAVLLSGRAAEDIAIGDVTSGASNDIERATKVAKQMVTRFGMSEKLGPQAYGEAEHEVFLGRDFSANADYSDATAAIIDNEVSRLVTDGFAQSHALLLERKEQLDLMASLLIERETLEGDALKAILDNKWDEYLESHTGEEVPVEAAEGPGIIFAPQDSEVNDEA, encoded by the coding sequence ATGGCTCATGACGGGCTCATTCAGTCGGCGACGTATGTGACCGAAGACGGCACACTCACGGGAACGTATTGGGAATCCGACGCGGCAAAAAGCAAAGCAATCGCACACGGATGGACGGGGGATTCGGTATCTCCGACCGCTACGGTGCAAACGACCGGCAGTAAAACTTCGGATACCGGCCTACTGTCGTTGTTCTCCGGCGGCACGCCGACCGCCCCGACGACCCCGGCGGGTCTGGGGAAATTCAAATCCTCTTGGGCGGGACCGGATTCGTTTACCGAGTTCGCGCAAAAAGATCTTCTCGGTAAATTCACCATCGATAACTCCGGCCCGAGTATCTGGGTGACGATTCTGACTTCTGTACTGCCCTTCATTCTCTTGGCGGGAATCATGGTGTTTTTCCTCAGCCAGATGAACGGCGGAAACGGTAAGGTAATGAGCTTCGGCAAGGCGAAGGCGAAGCGCAACAATAAGGAAAGCAAGCGCGTCACCTTCAAAGATGTCGCCGGAGAAGTCGAGGCGATTCAGGAACTCGAAGAAATCAAAGAGTTCTTGGCCAACCCGGCACGATTCCAAAAACTCGGAGCGAAAATTCCGAAGGGAGTCTTGCTGGTGGGCCCTCCAGGCACCGGCAAGACGTTACTGGCTCGTGCAGTCGCCGGCGAAGCCGACGTGCCGTTCTTTACGATTTCGGGCTCCGATTTCGTCGAGATGTTCGTCGGAGTCGGCGCAAGTCGTGTCCGTGACTTGTTCGAACAGGCGAAAGCCGAGAGTCCTTCGATAATCTTCGTCGACGAAATCGATGCAGTCGGACGCCGTCGCGGCGCCGGACTCGGTGGTGGGAACGACGAGCGTGAGCAAACGCTTAACGCGATGCTCGTCGAAATGGATGGTTTCGAAGTCACCGACAATGTCATTCTCATCGCTGCGACGAACCGCCCCGACATTCTCGATCCGGCGCTTTTGCGCCCCGGTCGTTTCGACCGCCAAATCGTCGTCGATCGTCCCGATCTCAAAGGGCGTGAGCAGATTTTGGAAATTCACGTCAAGGATAAGCCGATTGCAAAGGATCTCAAGCTTTCCGTGCTCGCCCGACGCACGCCTGGTTTCACCGGCGCCGACTTGGCCAACCTCGTCAACGAGGCGGCCCTGCTTGCGGCACGTCATAATAAGGTGGAAATCGACATGGAGGAGCTCGAAGAAGGAATCGACCGCGTGATGGCCGGTCCCGAGCGCAAAAGCCGTTTGATTTCTGAAAAAGAGAAGAGAATCATCGCTTATCACGAGTCCGGACATGCGATAGTCGGGCATGTCTTGCCGGATGCGGACCCCGTTCACAAGGTGAGCATCATTCCACGAGGCCGTGCGCTCGGTTTGACATGGCAATTACCGGGCGAGGATCGTTTCCTCGAGTCGAAGCGTGAGTTGACCGACAATATTGCGGTTCTTCTCTCCGGTCGCGCGGCAGAAGATATCGCCATCGGAGATGTCACGAGCGGTGCTTCAAACGATATCGAGCGTGCGACGAAAGTAGCAAAGCAAATGGTCACTCGCTTCGGAATGAGCGAAAAGCTCGGACCGCAAGCATACGGTGAGGCCGAGCACGAAGTGTTCCTCGGCCGCGACTTCTCCGCCAACGCCGATTACAGTGATGCAACGGCGGCCATCATCGATAACGAGGTTTCTCGTTTAGTGACGGACGGTTTCGCCCAGTCGCATGCACTTTTGCTCGAGCGCAAAGAACAGCTCGATCTCATGGCCTCCTTGTTGATCGAGCGTGAAACGCTCGAAGGCGATGCGCTCAAGGCGATTCTCGACAATAAGTGGGATGAATATCTTGAGTCGCACACGGGAGAAGAAGTTCCCGTCGAAGCCGCCGAGGGACCCGGAATCATCTTCGCGCCCCAAGACAGTGAAGTAAACGATGAGGCATAA
- the folE gene encoding GTP cyclohydrolase I FolE: MDKAKIEEGVRLILEGIGEDTAREGLLDTPKRVANMYEEICAGLEQDPAEYFNVLFNEDHQDMVLVRDIPLYSMCEHHLAPFFGVAHIAYIPGPSGEICGLSKLARVVDAYARRPQIQERLTSQIAECIVENLHPLGMLVVIEAEHLCMSMRGVRKPGTKTVTSAVRGSFQTDSRTRAEAMALIGSRK; encoded by the coding sequence ATGGATAAGGCAAAAATCGAAGAGGGCGTAAGACTCATTCTCGAGGGGATCGGGGAGGATACCGCTCGCGAGGGGCTTTTGGACACTCCGAAACGTGTCGCGAACATGTATGAGGAAATCTGTGCCGGGCTCGAGCAAGATCCGGCGGAGTATTTCAATGTGCTCTTCAACGAGGACCATCAGGATATGGTTCTCGTGAGAGACATTCCGCTCTATTCGATGTGCGAGCACCATCTCGCTCCTTTCTTCGGGGTGGCGCACATCGCCTACATTCCGGGCCCGTCCGGGGAAATCTGTGGGCTCTCCAAGCTTGCGCGCGTCGTGGATGCTTACGCGCGTCGGCCTCAGATACAGGAGCGACTCACTTCTCAAATCGCGGAGTGCATCGTGGAAAACCTCCATCCGTTGGGGATGCTCGTGGTCATAGAGGCCGAGCATCTCTGCATGTCGATGCGCGGTGTGAGAAAGCCCGGGACGAAAACGGTGACGTCGGCGGTTCGCGGATCGTTTCAAACGGATTCGCGAACGCGCGCAGAGGCCATGGCTCTCATAGGCTCGAGAAAATAA
- the folP gene encoding dihydropteroate synthase, which yields MSSIWKCAEYEIDTGTPQIMGIVNVTTDSFSDGGAYIDTQTAITHAGELIAQGATILDIGGESTRPGSSAVSPEVETARVVPVVEGLAGCGVPISVDTRNAETARAVIAAGAHIINDISGFTDPEMIDAVAGSKVGLVVMHMKGEPKSMQTDPVYDDVIREVCTFLEQRSTELQRHGIDRGRICFDPGFGFGKNYEHNLLLLGDMDRIVNLGYPVLVGVSRKKFIARLSGIAEPALRDIPSAQIALDLIYHGASIVRVHNVEETKTAIERESKPVSAYIALGTNIGDRLKNLRNAVGHLRRIPHANITNASQALESEPAYKTDQQSFGNAVVKLETSLGMFALFAEIQYIEQKMSRVKLEENGPRIIDLDLLLYGDTIYKTPELEVPHAGIAERAFVTEPLLEIEPNLILPDGRVVARAKAERGRVRGVIGEITPKMGAASTEQGMSLM from the coding sequence ATGAGTTCAATCTGGAAATGCGCCGAGTATGAGATCGACACGGGCACACCCCAAATTATGGGGATTGTCAATGTCACCACGGACTCGTTCTCAGACGGTGGCGCCTACATCGATACACAGACAGCTATAACGCATGCCGGCGAACTCATCGCCCAAGGAGCCACGATCCTCGATATCGGAGGTGAGTCGACTCGTCCGGGCTCGAGTGCTGTCAGTCCCGAGGTTGAGACGGCTCGCGTCGTGCCGGTCGTCGAAGGTCTAGCAGGTTGTGGTGTGCCGATTTCGGTGGATACGCGCAACGCTGAAACAGCGCGTGCCGTCATCGCCGCCGGAGCACACATCATAAACGATATATCCGGTTTCACCGACCCTGAAATGATTGATGCCGTCGCGGGCAGCAAAGTCGGCCTCGTCGTCATGCACATGAAAGGGGAGCCCAAATCGATGCAGACCGATCCGGTCTATGATGACGTCATCCGCGAGGTTTGCACCTTCCTTGAGCAACGCAGCACCGAATTGCAGCGTCACGGCATAGATCGCGGTCGCATTTGTTTTGATCCCGGGTTCGGTTTCGGCAAAAACTATGAGCATAATCTCCTTTTGCTGGGGGATATGGACCGCATCGTGAATCTCGGCTATCCGGTGCTCGTCGGAGTTTCCCGCAAAAAGTTCATCGCACGTCTTTCCGGTATCGCCGAGCCTGCATTGCGCGACATTCCTTCTGCGCAAATCGCGCTTGACCTCATATATCACGGAGCGTCAATCGTTCGGGTTCACAACGTCGAGGAAACGAAAACCGCAATCGAACGGGAAAGCAAGCCGGTGTCGGCCTATATCGCTCTGGGCACCAACATCGGTGACAGACTGAAGAATTTACGGAACGCAGTCGGTCATTTACGGCGGATTCCGCACGCGAATATTACGAATGCCTCGCAGGCGCTCGAGTCGGAGCCGGCATATAAAACAGACCAACAAAGTTTCGGCAATGCCGTTGTGAAACTGGAAACCTCACTCGGGATGTTCGCTCTTTTTGCAGAAATTCAATATATCGAGCAAAAAATGAGCCGTGTCAAATTGGAGGAGAACGGTCCGCGCATCATCGATTTGGATCTTTTGCTTTATGGAGACACGATATATAAAACTCCCGAGCTCGAGGTCCCCCATGCGGGTATCGCAGAGAGGGCGTTTGTGACAGAGCCCCTCCTTGAAATCGAGCCAAACCTCATTTTGCCGGATGGAAGGGTGGTGGCACGCGCAAAGGCCGAGAGGGGGCGCGTGCGAGGCGTTATCGGTGAAATCACACCGAAAATGGGCGCTGCAAGCACAGAACAAGGAATGTCGTTGATGTAA
- the panB gene encoding 3-methyl-2-oxobutanoate hydroxymethyltransferase, protein MDTINVDHRITVKDLTRMKARREPIVMCTAYDFHSARLVDEAGIDSILIGDSMGMTMMGYDSTVPVTLDDILFSTKIVSRTSHHAFVIADMPFMSFQVSYEEGMRNASRLVKEGGAQAVKLEGATDLTLKLTGGLSRAGIPVIAHLGLTPQSINTLGGYFSQGRAKEPALLLVQEAHKVEEAGASAVVLECIPTELAAHITASLSIPTIGIGAGIGCDGQVQVFHDLMGLGTFQPKHAKRYAHVEEIAADALGRFLSETKAGEFPGEEQSTHLASDVAQSIEELRK, encoded by the coding sequence ATGGACACGATAAACGTCGATCACCGCATAACCGTAAAAGATTTAACACGAATGAAAGCCCGGCGTGAGCCGATCGTCATGTGTACGGCGTACGATTTTCACTCAGCACGTCTCGTCGACGAAGCCGGCATCGATTCGATTCTCATCGGTGACTCTATGGGTATGACCATGATGGGATATGATTCGACGGTTCCCGTCACTCTCGACGACATACTCTTTTCCACCAAAATCGTTTCGCGCACTTCTCATCACGCCTTTGTGATCGCGGATATGCCTTTCATGAGTTTTCAGGTGTCCTATGAAGAGGGCATGCGCAATGCCTCCAGATTGGTCAAAGAGGGTGGCGCGCAGGCAGTGAAGCTCGAAGGAGCGACCGATCTTACGCTCAAGCTCACCGGCGGACTGAGCCGGGCCGGTATTCCCGTCATCGCGCATCTCGGGCTCACTCCTCAATCCATCAACACTCTCGGCGGGTATTTTTCGCAGGGTCGCGCAAAAGAACCGGCGCTGCTCCTGGTACAAGAAGCGCACAAAGTCGAAGAGGCGGGCGCTTCTGCCGTGGTTTTGGAGTGCATTCCGACAGAGCTGGCTGCACACATCACCGCATCGCTCTCCATTCCCACAATCGGTATCGGAGCCGGAATCGGTTGTGACGGTCAGGTCCAGGTATTTCATGACTTGATGGGTTTGGGCACCTTTCAGCCCAAACACGCAAAGCGATATGCCCATGTGGAGGAGATTGCCGCTGACGCTCTTGGGCGGTTCTTGTCTGAGACGAAGGCCGGGGAGTTTCCCGGCGAAGAACAATCGACGCATTTGGCATCCGACGTGGCACAAAGCATCGAAGAGCTGAGGAAATGA